In Actinomycetota bacterium, the following are encoded in one genomic region:
- the pgsA gene encoding CDP-diacylglycerol--glycerol-3-phosphate 3-phosphatidyltransferase produces MPVNLANGLTIFRILLIPVFMVFLLGLEVIPANVSAALAVTVFVIAALTDTLDGYFARSRNAVTVLGQFLDPLADKLLITAALVSLVSLDRISAWIAMVIIAREFAVSGLRLVAAADRVVIPASPLGKAKTFSQIVAVVALILPEFGFILGEPLSWYLINIAAVLTIVSGIDYFVKAREWVRAPD; encoded by the coding sequence ATCCCCGTCAATCTGGCTAACGGCCTGACAATATTCCGCATCCTTCTGATACCCGTCTTCATGGTCTTCCTGCTGGGGCTTGAAGTAATCCCGGCTAACGTCAGCGCCGCACTTGCCGTGACCGTATTCGTGATCGCAGCGCTTACCGATACCCTCGACGGTTACTTTGCCCGCTCCCGCAACGCAGTGACCGTGCTGGGCCAGTTTCTCGATCCCCTCGCCGATAAACTGCTGATAACTGCCGCCCTGGTCTCGCTGGTATCCCTCGACCGGATCTCAGCCTGGATCGCCATGGTAATCATCGCCCGCGAGTTCGCGGTCTCGGGCCTTAGGCTTGTAGCGGCAGCCGACCGGGTGGTCATTCCCGCCAGCCCGCTGGGCAAAGCAAAGACTTTCAGCCAGATCGTCGCAGTCGTTGCCCTGATACTTCCGGAGTTCGGCTTCATCCTTGGCGAGCCCCTGAGCTGGTATCTGATCAACATCGCTGCGGTGCTGACCATAGTCTCCGGCATCGACTATTTTGTTAAGGCCAGAGAATGGGTAAGAGCACCTGATTGA
- the recA gene encoding recombinase RecA, with protein MEKDKALEAAVGQIERQFGKGSIMRMGDDCAGVQVGVIPTGSLALDIALGVGGVPRGRVIEIYGPEASGKTTMVYHIIAEAQKRGGICAFIDAEHAMDPAYARQIGVNVDDLLVSQPDYGEQALEIAEMLIRSGALDIVAIDSVAALTPKAEIEGEMGDSHVGLQARLMSQALRKLAGTLNKTGTVALFTNQLREKIGVMFGSPEVTPGGKALKFYASVRLDLRRIETLKEGTQAIGNRVRAKVVKNKMAPPFRQAEFDVMYGEGISREGNILDMGVAHGIVDKSGAYFSYGDERLGQGRNNVKAYLKEHPALGDAILGEVLQAVGIAVPQNIEEMTDEAVKDSAKAEV; from the coding sequence GTGGAGAAAGATAAAGCGTTGGAAGCGGCAGTGGGCCAGATCGAACGGCAGTTCGGCAAGGGATCCATCATGCGTATGGGTGACGACTGCGCCGGAGTGCAGGTGGGAGTGATACCCACGGGATCACTGGCGCTGGATATCGCCCTCGGCGTCGGCGGTGTTCCGAGAGGCCGGGTCATCGAGATCTACGGCCCGGAGGCGTCCGGCAAGACGACCATGGTATATCACATAATAGCCGAGGCCCAGAAGCGCGGCGGCATCTGCGCATTCATCGATGCCGAGCATGCCATGGACCCTGCATATGCCCGTCAGATCGGCGTCAACGTAGACGATCTGCTTGTATCACAGCCCGATTACGGCGAGCAGGCGCTGGAGATAGCCGAGATGCTGATTCGCAGCGGCGCTCTCGACATCGTCGCGATCGACTCGGTGGCCGCCCTGACACCTAAGGCTGAGATCGAGGGTGAGATGGGGGATTCGCACGTCGGCCTCCAGGCGCGTCTGATGTCGCAGGCTCTGCGTAAACTCGCAGGAACTCTCAACAAAACCGGTACCGTCGCCCTCTTCACCAATCAGTTGCGGGAGAAGATAGGCGTGATGTTCGGCAGCCCCGAGGTCACTCCCGGAGGCAAGGCGCTCAAGTTCTATGCCTCGGTAAGGCTGGACCTGCGGCGTATCGAGACGCTCAAGGAAGGCACCCAGGCTATCGGCAACCGCGTGCGGGCCAAGGTGGTCAAGAACAAGATGGCACCACCGTTCCGCCAGGCGGAGTTCGACGTGATGTACGGCGAAGGCATCTCCCGTGAGGGCAATATCCTCGACATGGGCGTGGCCCATGGAATAGTCGACAAGAGCGGCGCCTATTTCTCATATGGCGACGAGCGCCTGGGGCAGGGCCGTAACAACGTCAAGGCATACCTCAAGGAGCATCCCGCGCTCGGCGACGCCATCCTGGGAGAAGTGCTGCAGGCGGTAGGCATCGCGGTTCCCCAGAATATCGAGGAAATGACCGACGAGGCTGTAAAAGACTCTGCAAAAGCAGAGGTTTAA
- a CDS encoding type II toxin-antitoxin system PemK/MazF family toxin has protein sequence MVTDADGDIRRGQVYSASLRDCAGVAGKVSRPVLVIQNDIGNRYGDSVIVACVTADTSGREFPVMVEIPRGSAPGLGAVCLNQLMTIEKYSLGEILGTLSAETMAAVDEALRISLGLPRDG, from the coding sequence ATGGTAACGGACGCTGATGGCGATATTCGCAGGGGTCAGGTCTACTCGGCGAGCTTGCGTGATTGTGCCGGAGTGGCAGGAAAGGTCTCGCGGCCAGTCCTGGTCATACAGAATGATATTGGCAACCGGTATGGTGACTCGGTGATCGTCGCCTGCGTCACGGCCGACACTTCCGGCCGCGAATTTCCGGTTATGGTAGAAATTCCCCGCGGATCTGCGCCCGGGCTGGGGGCCGTCTGCCTCAATCAGCTCATGACGATCGAGAAGTACAGCCTCGGCGAAATACTGGGGACTCTGTCTGCGGAGACGATGGCCGCAGTTGATGAAGCTCTGAGAATCAGTCTGGGATTGCCGCGCGATGGCTAG
- a CDS encoding ribbon-helix-helix protein, CopG family — MARKKARTSITIPENMLAELDRRAAELGRTRSDMVCEAVAAYFTDEEEKLLAEGYRQMAGGSAGGSSGEGGCWPESWPR; from the coding sequence TTGGCAAGGAAAAAAGCACGTACATCGATAACCATCCCAGAGAATATGCTGGCTGAGCTCGATCGCAGGGCTGCCGAGCTGGGCCGTACCCGGAGCGACATGGTGTGTGAGGCTGTAGCCGCTTATTTTACCGACGAGGAAGAGAAGCTGCTGGCCGAGGGTTATCGACAGATGGCTGGTGGTTCTGCCGGAGGATCTTCCGGCGAAGGAGGATGCTGGCCTGAGAGTTGGCCCCGGTGA
- a CDS encoding helix-turn-helix domain-containing protein, whose translation MFEIGTSLRDARVRRDISLQQAEDDTKIRVKYIQAMENEDFEILPAGTYVKGFLRTYAEYLDLDAQLLIDEYNERFGTGEHKEHVIQPTRSPKADTAPKAGRKHQTNYILVAILAVVIIAVLAYLGWGNASSQKPTLVTTTETQPSTQTTPTATAPADAATRTATTPTQTQPAVLQSISMAATSSDNWIEIHKTSADGDVVWGGTLAAGESKTLEQKDLENQAKLWLKVGSPDGLSVSVNGQPQKLTENVGEVYLITASGMTAQV comes from the coding sequence GGTACGCAGGGATATCTCCCTTCAGCAGGCTGAGGACGATACCAAGATCCGCGTCAAGTACATACAGGCGATGGAGAACGAGGATTTTGAGATCCTTCCGGCTGGTACATATGTAAAGGGATTTCTAAGGACATATGCCGAGTACCTCGACCTTGACGCCCAGCTGCTGATCGACGAATACAACGAACGTTTCGGCACCGGGGAGCACAAGGAACACGTCATCCAGCCAACCCGTTCTCCTAAGGCGGATACAGCGCCAAAGGCAGGGCGAAAGCATCAGACCAACTATATCCTGGTGGCCATTCTCGCGGTGGTCATAATCGCGGTGCTGGCCTATCTGGGCTGGGGAAATGCCAGCAGCCAGAAACCGACTCTGGTGACCACGACGGAGACCCAGCCTTCAACCCAGACGACCCCCACAGCGACCGCGCCGGCAGATGCGGCAACCCGCACTGCCACGACGCCGACCCAGACCCAGCCAGCGGTCCTGCAGAGCATCAGCATGGCGGCGACCAGTTCAGATAACTGGATCGAGATCCACAAGACCAGCGCCGACGGCGATGTGGTCTGGGGTGGCACCCTGGCTGCCGGTGAGAGCAAGACCCTGGAACAGAAAGACCTGGAGAACCAGGCAAAGCTCTGGCTCAAGGTCGGCAGCCCTGACGGGCTTTCCGTGAGCGTGAACGGCCAGCCGCAGAAACTGACTGAGAATGTTGGCGAAGTATATTTGATCACCGCCAGCGGCATGACCGCCCAGGTATAG
- a CDS encoding GPP34 family phosphoprotein, whose protein sequence is MLTLPEELILLAIDEEGTVGRSSSTKETITYALTAAIIMELVMAGRLKVERPVKKFLVLHIPHGKLTVIDPSPTGDEILDDALVRIRTHSKVKGPYYWIDKLGPVTVAKDSPTIDWSGKGSRFLARLASQGIVYKKEHKTLGIISSPRYRIMDQEARRQVEERLRQALTLAVPPDRRTAALVALASDCRLLSEIIPEKAQLRQAREAAGRIQKSDDEIDFLAGEVMKVRAAKDTTVYM, encoded by the coding sequence ATGCTCACCCTGCCTGAAGAGCTCATTCTGCTGGCCATCGATGAAGAGGGAACCGTCGGTCGATCCTCATCGACCAAAGAGACGATCACTTATGCCCTGACTGCCGCCATTATCATGGAGCTGGTCATGGCAGGCAGGCTGAAAGTCGAGAGGCCGGTCAAAAAGTTCCTGGTGCTCCATATCCCTCACGGAAAACTGACAGTCATCGATCCATCGCCAACGGGAGATGAGATCCTGGACGACGCCCTTGTCCGGATCCGGACTCATAGCAAGGTCAAGGGTCCCTACTACTGGATAGACAAGCTGGGGCCGGTGACTGTCGCCAAAGACTCCCCGACCATCGACTGGTCCGGCAAGGGAAGCCGTTTCCTGGCCCGGCTGGCTTCACAGGGGATCGTCTATAAAAAAGAACACAAGACCCTGGGCATCATATCCTCGCCGCGCTACAGGATCATGGACCAGGAAGCGCGCCGCCAGGTCGAGGAACGCCTCAGGCAGGCGCTTACTCTCGCCGTACCACCCGATCGGCGGACCGCCGCCCTTGTCGCGCTTGCCAGCGACTGCCGCCTGCTGAGCGAGATCATTCCGGAAAAGGCTCAGTTGCGACAGGCGCGGGAAGCCGCCGGACGCATCCAGAAGTCGGACGACGAAATTGATTTTCTCGCCGGAGAGGTGATGAAAGTCCGGGCGGCCAAGGACACTACGGTCTACATGTGA
- a CDS encoding CinA family nicotinamide mononucleotide deamidase-related protein, which translates to MRAAILTIGTELTDGRILDTNTSFIASRLEALGLRVALALTVPDDDAAISKGLAYALEREVALVIVSGGLGPTLDDITARAIARTLELEIAIDPEAEEMVAEAVKRDPADLAPHQYKQAELPAGARPLAPAGTAPGFIVMAGNIPIVCLPGVPRELKEMWDAALTASETAAAIGAATATGRLALCFYGPGEPAVSTAVESFLGEDRSGIDISICARYQEVVLEAVFHPDAASRVNGLFASLRERFGKEVYSSGENIEEIVGAELLRRGRMLAVAESCTGGMLGETLTSISGASGFFLGGVVAYANEVKTAVLDVSRDTLDSEGAVSEAVAGQLAAGVMEACGADYGIGITGIAGPGGGTPEKPVGLVYIGIAAGSSGSTRRFDFPGSREDVRRAAVIAALHMLHRYLLEETAQG; encoded by the coding sequence ATGCGAGCAGCGATACTCACAATAGGAACCGAACTCACCGACGGGCGTATACTCGACACCAACACGAGCTTTATCGCCTCAAGGCTCGAGGCACTGGGGCTGAGGGTAGCTCTGGCGCTGACGGTTCCCGACGATGACGCCGCCATCAGCAAGGGGCTGGCTTACGCCCTGGAACGAGAGGTAGCGCTCGTGATCGTTTCTGGCGGTCTGGGGCCGACCCTCGATGACATCACCGCCCGGGCGATCGCCCGGACTCTCGAACTTGAGATCGCGATCGACCCGGAAGCCGAAGAGATGGTGGCTGAGGCCGTGAAGCGGGATCCCGCGGATCTGGCTCCGCACCAGTACAAGCAGGCGGAGCTGCCTGCCGGGGCTCGTCCGCTCGCGCCCGCGGGCACGGCCCCAGGATTCATAGTCATGGCTGGTAATATCCCTATCGTCTGTCTGCCGGGTGTCCCCCGCGAATTAAAAGAGATGTGGGACGCTGCCCTGACCGCTTCTGAAACCGCTGCCGCCATCGGCGCCGCAACTGCCACCGGCAGGCTTGCCCTGTGTTTCTACGGACCGGGGGAACCGGCTGTATCGACGGCGGTGGAGTCGTTTCTCGGGGAAGACCGTTCAGGCATCGATATCAGCATCTGTGCCCGCTACCAGGAAGTAGTACTGGAAGCCGTGTTTCATCCAGACGCCGCCAGCCGGGTCAATGGCCTCTTTGCCTCCCTCAGGGAGCGCTTCGGCAAGGAAGTATATTCCAGCGGAGAGAATATAGAAGAGATAGTCGGCGCCGAACTGCTAAGGCGTGGCAGGATGCTGGCGGTGGCAGAATCATGCACCGGCGGCATGCTGGGGGAGACTCTGACCAGCATCAGTGGCGCCTCCGGATTCTTCCTCGGCGGCGTCGTCGCCTACGCCAACGAGGTCAAGACTGCTGTCCTCGATGTGAGTCGGGATACCCTGGACAGCGAGGGCGCCGTATCGGAAGCCGTCGCCGGCCAGCTGGCCGCGGGGGTGATGGAAGCATGCGGGGCCGATTATGGAATAGGCATCACCGGTATCGCTGGGCCCGGGGGAGGGACGCCTGAAAAACCGGTCGGCCTGGTATATATAGGCATTGCGGCTGGATCATCCGGGTCGACGCGCAGGTTCGACTTCCCGGGTAGCCGCGAAGACGTGAGGCGCGCCGCGGTGATAGCGGCGCTGCACATGCTCCACAGATACCTGCTGGAAGAGACGGCGCAAGGCTGA
- a CDS encoding PAS domain S-box protein yields MDMKADTKGPAAEKSRILIRVVIFIFVVVLMGNLGALVDAVTHPDIEYFDEEHIIVGGITALIAAVLFGAMALYARRLEKTVSKLRRIEIASNESEKKYRDLFEKSKDVIFISTPAGFFTDINPAGVKLFGFNSREEMLHIKTSDLYPREEDRETQRRALEESGFLKDQEIIMRRKDGTEVIVTVTAEVVKDENGGVTAFHGTIHDITEQKHMEQQLLQSQKMDSVGRLAGGIAHDYNNYLTTIQGYIDLAINEHAEDSVLVNNLREARAASESAADLTSQLLLFSRHQPVNMRPVNLNKTVRGVEGMIKRLIGDNVTLVESLSDDLKMVHGDMGTLSQAIVNLALNSGSYIQDGGEITITTCNGVVGPEYMSDHPEARAGEFVTLSVSDSGQGMDSLTLAHVFEPFYAAKGGKTEGLGLSAVYGIIMHHDGWIDVDSIPGMGTTFTIFLPASAIEETAEETFDSGTDDYSSLGERILLVEDDDAVRHITEKMLRESGYEVIGAHDAAEAFARFASEKGDFQLVLSDIVLPGENGLTLVENLKSHKPELAVLLSSGYADTAVDWSVVQSRGYRFLQKPYVMPELLRAVRELLTNTS; encoded by the coding sequence ATGGATATGAAAGCCGACACCAAAGGGCCGGCAGCAGAAAAAAGCAGGATCTTGATCCGCGTCGTGATCTTCATATTCGTGGTCGTCCTGATGGGAAACCTTGGGGCGCTCGTTGACGCTGTGACCCATCCGGACATCGAATATTTCGACGAAGAGCACATTATCGTGGGCGGCATAACGGCGCTTATTGCGGCCGTCCTGTTCGGCGCCATGGCGCTATATGCCAGACGTCTGGAAAAGACCGTTAGTAAACTCAGGCGTATCGAGATCGCATCAAATGAGAGTGAGAAGAAATACCGCGATCTGTTCGAGAAGTCAAAAGATGTGATCTTTATCTCAACACCAGCGGGATTCTTCACAGATATCAATCCAGCGGGCGTTAAGCTTTTCGGCTTCAATTCCCGGGAGGAGATGCTCCACATCAAGACCAGTGATCTTTATCCCCGTGAGGAAGATCGTGAGACGCAGCGTCGGGCTTTAGAGGAGTCTGGTTTCCTCAAGGACCAGGAGATAATAATGCGCAGAAAGGATGGAACCGAGGTTATAGTGACTGTGACTGCCGAGGTGGTCAAGGATGAGAATGGCGGTGTCACCGCATTTCACGGGACCATCCATGACATCACCGAACAGAAGCACATGGAGCAGCAGCTCCTGCAGTCACAGAAGATGGACAGTGTCGGCAGGCTGGCCGGTGGCATAGCCCACGACTACAACAACTATCTCACCACTATCCAGGGATACATCGATCTGGCGATCAACGAGCATGCTGAAGATTCAGTTCTTGTGAATAATCTGCGGGAAGCGAGAGCCGCCAGTGAAAGTGCTGCTGATCTGACAAGCCAGCTTCTGCTTTTCAGCCGTCATCAGCCCGTGAACATGCGGCCCGTGAACCTGAATAAGACGGTCAGGGGAGTAGAGGGCATGATCAAGCGGCTTATAGGCGACAATGTCACCCTGGTCGAAAGCCTCTCGGATGATCTGAAGATGGTCCATGGCGATATGGGTACTCTGAGCCAGGCTATTGTCAATCTCGCTCTGAACTCTGGCTCTTACATACAGGACGGCGGGGAGATAACCATCACAACCTGCAATGGTGTTGTAGGTCCCGAATACATGAGCGATCACCCGGAAGCAAGGGCGGGCGAATTCGTGACTCTTTCGGTAAGCGATTCCGGCCAGGGCATGGACAGCCTGACGCTGGCACATGTCTTCGAGCCTTTTTACGCGGCAAAGGGCGGGAAGACTGAGGGGCTTGGACTTTCAGCAGTATACGGCATCATCATGCATCATGACGGCTGGATAGACGTGGACAGCATCCCCGGGATGGGCACCACTTTTACTATCTTCCTGCCGGCGTCCGCGATCGAGGAGACGGCTGAGGAAACATTCGATTCCGGCACCGATGATTACAGCAGCCTTGGCGAGCGGATCCTTCTGGTCGAAGATGACGATGCAGTCCGGCATATAACGGAGAAGATGTTGCGTGAGAGCGGTTACGAGGTTATCGGCGCTCATGACGCGGCTGAAGCTTTCGCCAGATTCGCCAGCGAAAAAGGAGATTTCCAGCTGGTCCTCAGCGATATCGTACTGCCGGGAGAGAATGGGCTAACGCTTGTGGAGAATCTGAAATCGCACAAGCCGGAACTCGCCGTCCTGCTTTCGAGCGGCTATGCGGATACTGCTGTTGACTGGAGCGTGGTGCAGTCCAGGGGATATCGCTTCCTCCAGAAGCCATATGTCATGCCGGAGCTGCTCAGGGCCGTCAGGGAGCTGCTCACCAATACGTCCTAA
- the thpR gene encoding RNA 2',3'-cyclic phosphodiesterase, with protein MARDYPARPSRRQGRGERYAEGRSLPGRGAGGQRQRPSWRLFVAVEIPADAVLSLVGWQQDHLASDHTLRLTPSDQLHITLAFLGQKDEKERDLAAVQLDELESLRSFEMTAERLIGLPHGRSPRVIAVECTEPSGRLVALHGELAAGLVAKGLYKPEKRGFLPHVTVARARGRSQMDLSEIHPEPVKFTAVRVTLYNSILKASGALHEALKTVQLT; from the coding sequence ATGGCTAGGGATTATCCGGCCAGGCCCTCACGGCGGCAGGGCAGGGGCGAGCGTTATGCCGAAGGCCGTAGCCTGCCCGGCAGGGGCGCCGGAGGCCAGCGGCAACGGCCGTCCTGGCGGTTGTTCGTCGCGGTAGAGATTCCGGCGGACGCTGTTCTCAGCCTTGTGGGCTGGCAGCAGGATCATCTTGCCTCAGATCATACCTTGAGGCTGACACCTTCGGACCAGCTTCATATAACCCTGGCGTTCCTGGGGCAGAAGGATGAGAAAGAGCGTGATCTGGCCGCGGTGCAGCTGGATGAACTGGAATCGCTCCGGTCATTCGAGATGACGGCTGAGCGTCTCATCGGATTACCCCATGGCAGAAGCCCCAGGGTCATCGCGGTTGAGTGTACGGAGCCCTCAGGGCGTCTGGTGGCTCTCCACGGTGAACTGGCGGCAGGACTCGTCGCCAAGGGGTTGTACAAGCCGGAAAAAAGAGGATTCCTTCCCCATGTGACCGTGGCCCGGGCTCGTGGCCGCAGCCAAATGGACCTGTCGGAGATCCACCCCGAACCGGTAAAATTTACAGCCGTCCGAGTCACCTTGTATAATAGCATCCTGAAGGCAAGCGGGGCCTTGCATGAGGCTCTGAAAACGGTCCAACTGACTTAA